In the genome of Altererythrobacter sp. TH136, one region contains:
- a CDS encoding succinate dehydrogenase assembly factor 2 translates to MAAPDHPLAARLARAKFRAWHRGTREADYMIGGFFDRYHTDWDEAGIEWFEALLEEDDVDVMAWALGVQEPPARLAGPQFDAMRRLDYVDIG, encoded by the coding sequence ATGGCCGCTCCCGACCACCCCCTCGCCGCCCGTCTCGCCCGCGCGAAGTTTCGCGCGTGGCACCGTGGCACGCGCGAGGCGGATTACATGATCGGCGGCTTCTTCGATCGCTATCACACCGATTGGGACGAAGCCGGGATCGAGTGGTTCGAAGCCTTGCTCGAAGAGGATGATGTCGATGTAATGGCCTGGGCGCTTGGCGTGCAGGAGCCTCCGGCGCGCCTCGCCGGCCCGCAGTTCGATGCCATGCGCCGGCTGGATTACGTCGACATCGGTTAG
- a CDS encoding EAL domain-containing protein encodes MASLSNARLRIVLWAIAFGLIAGAIELFLPIEDSYRAIRAMTREHPSDGKTVMVFVDDRSLDALGVSDPDRADDATVLETLFAMGAQRVFFDRLYADRSTNPKGDAALAASMRRHKAKTFIGGTGRLDGTGLSLYPNPLFRDAANIVALDGEEGPLGLSAKFPTIQTVRGRQLPSLSAELAGYRGPGGWYPIDLAIDYTTIPRVSYMDVLNKQVDPGKFSGKDVVVAPFSRTQPDLHPIPFNKKIPGALMHVMGAETLRKGYPTNLGWLPAFAVVCGLIVYLSRRNQPSGRTIAAAFAVLIALPFALDWGRISIDIMPALLCLTIAAARLRRLAREAYRGSTSLQNFSVLQRDHADDQVDVIALKIRNFGTISALLTPEQVDELLTKAQAMLQATDEAAEFAFDKDTFIWLASRLRQGDLEDHLRGLHALFSTSISVSGQAPDVASSIGVDTDYVAPLRERTENAIQCAEDAAHAGRIFMVAEPRMVEDRVWRLQILSELESAIRKNEVDVAFQPKYSLTHDTIVGAEALLRWQHPVRGFIEPSQVVAIAEEHNRVDMITRFVLTRAISEARRALTIDPAFTIAVNISALDLHDPLFVGKIEHLLGRFGFPAANLMLEITETAPVEDDEVIATALQSLKQLGVKLSVDDFGTGHGSLHYLRRIPADEVKIDRSFVTGMESSSDDRALVRSAIEMIHSLGRTAVAEGVENQAVVDLLRAMNCDTAQGYHFARAQTMAELLARMGASSIAA; translated from the coding sequence ATGGCGTCGCTGTCCAACGCCCGCCTCCGGATCGTGCTGTGGGCGATCGCATTCGGGCTGATCGCCGGGGCGATCGAGCTGTTCCTGCCGATCGAGGATTCGTACCGCGCGATTCGCGCGATGACCCGCGAGCATCCCAGCGATGGCAAGACGGTCATGGTGTTCGTGGACGATCGCTCGCTCGACGCCCTGGGGGTCAGCGACCCCGATCGGGCGGACGATGCTACGGTGCTCGAGACTCTGTTCGCGATGGGCGCTCAACGCGTGTTCTTCGACCGGCTTTATGCTGACAGGAGTACCAACCCCAAGGGTGACGCAGCGCTGGCTGCATCGATGCGGCGCCACAAGGCCAAGACATTCATCGGCGGTACCGGGCGCCTCGATGGGACGGGCCTGTCGCTATATCCCAACCCATTATTTCGCGATGCGGCCAACATTGTCGCGCTCGACGGGGAAGAAGGTCCGCTTGGACTCTCGGCCAAGTTTCCAACGATCCAGACAGTCAGGGGCAGGCAGTTGCCGTCGTTGTCTGCCGAGCTTGCTGGTTACCGCGGGCCGGGCGGATGGTATCCCATCGACCTGGCAATCGACTATACGACCATCCCGCGGGTTTCTTATATGGATGTGCTGAACAAGCAGGTCGATCCTGGCAAGTTCAGCGGCAAGGATGTGGTGGTTGCACCGTTCAGCCGGACCCAGCCGGATCTCCACCCCATTCCATTCAACAAGAAAATACCCGGGGCCTTGATGCACGTCATGGGGGCCGAGACCCTGCGCAAGGGATACCCGACCAATCTTGGCTGGCTGCCGGCCTTCGCCGTTGTCTGCGGTCTCATAGTCTACCTGTCGCGCCGCAATCAGCCGTCTGGCAGGACCATCGCCGCTGCTTTCGCCGTGTTAATCGCCCTGCCGTTCGCGCTCGATTGGGGGCGAATCTCGATCGACATCATGCCCGCGCTGCTGTGCCTGACGATTGCGGCGGCGCGCCTGAGGCGCCTTGCACGGGAAGCCTATCGTGGATCGACCAGCTTGCAGAACTTCTCGGTCCTGCAGCGGGATCACGCCGATGACCAGGTGGATGTCATCGCGCTGAAGATCCGCAATTTCGGCACTATCAGCGCGTTGCTCACCCCCGAGCAGGTCGATGAATTGCTGACCAAGGCGCAGGCCATGCTGCAGGCGACCGACGAAGCTGCCGAGTTCGCGTTCGACAAGGACACGTTCATCTGGCTGGCCTCGCGACTGCGGCAAGGCGATCTGGAAGACCACTTGCGCGGGCTGCACGCGCTGTTCAGCACCAGCATCTCGGTCAGCGGCCAGGCGCCGGACGTGGCGTCTTCCATAGGAGTGGATACCGATTACGTCGCGCCGCTGCGCGAACGGACAGAGAATGCGATCCAGTGCGCCGAGGACGCCGCCCATGCAGGACGCATCTTCATGGTAGCCGAACCGCGGATGGTCGAAGACCGCGTCTGGCGGCTACAAATCCTTTCCGAGCTGGAGAGCGCGATCCGCAAGAACGAGGTCGATGTCGCCTTCCAGCCCAAGTATTCCCTTACCCACGACACGATCGTTGGCGCGGAGGCGCTGCTGCGATGGCAGCATCCGGTTCGCGGGTTCATCGAACCGTCGCAGGTCGTCGCGATCGCGGAGGAACATAATCGGGTGGATATGATCACCCGGTTCGTGCTCACCCGCGCGATCAGCGAAGCGCGGCGCGCATTGACCATCGACCCCGCCTTCACGATCGCGGTCAACATCTCCGCGCTCGACCTGCACGACCCCTTGTTCGTCGGGAAGATCGAGCATCTGCTTGGCAGGTTTGGCTTTCCCGCCGCCAACCTGATGCTTGAAATCACTGAAACGGCACCGGTCGAGGATGACGAGGTCATCGCGACAGCGCTGCAGAGCCTCAAGCAGTTGGGCGTGAAGCTGTCGGTAGACGATTTCGGCACCGGGCACGGCTCGTTGCACTACCTGCGGCGCATCCCGGCCGACGAGGTCAAGATCGATCGCAGCTTCGTGACCGGGATGGAATCCTCGTCCGACGATCGAGCGCTCGTGCGTAGTGCGATCGAGATGATTCATTCACTGGGCCGAACGGCAGTTGCAGAGGGCGTCGAGAACCAGGCGGTGGTCGATCTGCTGCGTGCCATGAACTGCGATACCGCACAGGGCTATCACTTCGCCCGGGCACAAACGATGGCGGAACTGCTGGCCCGGATGGGAGCAAGCTCTATCGCGGCTTAA
- a CDS encoding outer membrane protein assembly factor BamD — protein sequence MQTRPRTPLKLIATAAVLGASLTLTACAGRGGGPADTAYVARDVETLYAAAKDRLDRNQPKLAAALFDEVERQHPYSPWARRAQLMSSFSYYVARDYDKAVSSAQRFLSIHPGNKDAPYAYYLIALSYYEQISDVTRDQRVTEQTRTALQELVRRYPSTPYASDAKLKLDLVEDHLAGKEMEIGRFYERSGSWLAAQIRFQNVVDNFQTTGHAPEALYRLAETNLALGIPSEAIKYTAVLGANYPGSEWYEKAYKLVQKNAANVTAS from the coding sequence ATGCAGACCCGCCCCCGCACCCCGCTCAAGCTGATCGCCACCGCCGCCGTTCTCGGCGCGTCGCTCACCCTCACCGCGTGTGCGGGCCGGGGCGGGGGGCCGGCGGACACCGCCTATGTCGCGCGCGACGTCGAGACACTTTACGCCGCGGCCAAGGACCGGCTCGACCGCAACCAGCCCAAGCTGGCGGCCGCGCTGTTCGACGAGGTGGAGCGCCAGCACCCCTATTCGCCGTGGGCCCGGCGGGCGCAGTTGATGAGCTCGTTCAGCTATTACGTGGCGCGCGATTACGACAAGGCGGTGTCGAGCGCGCAGCGGTTCCTGTCGATCCACCCCGGCAACAAGGACGCGCCCTACGCGTATTACCTGATCGCGCTGTCCTATTACGAACAGATCAGCGACGTGACTCGCGACCAGCGGGTGACCGAGCAGACCCGCACCGCACTGCAGGAACTGGTCCGCCGCTATCCCAGCACTCCGTACGCGAGCGATGCCAAGCTGAAGCTCGACCTGGTGGAGGACCACCTCGCGGGCAAGGAGATGGAGATCGGGCGGTTCTACGAACGCTCCGGTTCATGGCTGGCGGCGCAGATCCGGTTCCAGAACGTGGTCGACAACTTCCAGACCACGGGCCACGCACCCGAAGCGCTGTACCGGCTGGCGGAAACCAACCTCGCGCTTGGCATCCCGTCCGAGGCGATTAAGTACACTGCCGTGCTGGGGGCCAATTACCCGGGCAGCGAATGGTACGAAAAAGCCTACAAGCTGGTGCAGAAGAACGCCGCAAACGTAACCGCGAGCTAG
- the lepA gene encoding translation elongation factor 4, with the protein MTDLSLIRNFSIIAHIDHGKSTLADRLIQATGGLTDREMSDQVLDNMDIERERGITIKAQTVRLNYTAKDGLTYELNLMDTPGHVDFAYEVSRSLAACEGALLVVDAAQGVEAQTLANVYQSIEHDHEIVPVINKIDLPAAEPEKVRAEIEDIIGIDASEAVLTSAKSGIGIEDVLEALVAKIPPPKGDRTAPLKAMLVDSWYDPYLGVVILVRVIDGVLRKGLHVKFMQGESEHLVDRVGAFTPKRIDLPEIAAGEIGFITAQIKEVEQARVGDTITTVKNGATQALAGYKEVQPVVFCGLFPVDAADFEKLRESISRLRLNDASFSFEMESSAALGFGFRCGFLGLLHLEIIQERLSREYDLDLITTAPSVVYRIQLRASRTDDAREILLHNPADYPDPSRIETIEEPWIKATLYTPDEYLGPILKLCQDRRGIQRELTYVGGRAQVVYELPLNEVVFDFYDRLKSISRGYASFDYEQIGLREGDLVKMSILVNNEPVDALSLIVHRSVAEARGRGMCERLKDLIPRHLFKIPIQAAIGGKVIARETIAALRKDVTAKCYGGDISRKKKLLEKQKKGKARMREYGNVSIPQEAFIAALRMGEE; encoded by the coding sequence ATGACTGACCTTTCGCTTATACGCAACTTTTCGATAATTGCGCACATCGACCATGGCAAAAGCACCCTGGCCGATCGCCTGATCCAGGCGACGGGGGGATTGACCGATCGCGAGATGAGCGATCAAGTGCTTGATAACATGGATATCGAGCGTGAGCGCGGGATCACGATCAAGGCACAGACGGTGCGGCTCAACTACACGGCCAAGGACGGGCTGACGTACGAGCTCAACCTGATGGACACGCCGGGCCACGTGGACTTCGCCTATGAAGTCTCCCGGTCCCTCGCCGCGTGCGAGGGCGCGCTGCTGGTGGTGGACGCGGCGCAGGGGGTCGAGGCGCAGACACTCGCCAACGTGTACCAGTCGATCGAGCACGACCACGAGATCGTCCCCGTCATCAACAAGATCGACCTCCCTGCCGCCGAGCCCGAGAAGGTCCGCGCCGAGATTGAGGACATCATCGGCATCGACGCGTCCGAAGCCGTGCTCACCAGCGCCAAGTCAGGTATCGGGATCGAGGACGTGCTGGAAGCGCTCGTCGCCAAGATACCGCCCCCGAAAGGCGACCGCACCGCGCCGCTCAAGGCGATGCTGGTCGACAGCTGGTACGATCCCTACCTCGGCGTGGTGATCCTCGTCCGGGTGATCGACGGGGTCCTCAGGAAGGGCCTCCACGTCAAGTTCATGCAGGGCGAGAGCGAGCATCTGGTCGACCGCGTCGGCGCCTTCACCCCGAAGCGGATCGACCTGCCTGAAATTGCCGCGGGTGAGATCGGGTTTATCACCGCCCAGATCAAGGAGGTGGAGCAGGCCCGCGTCGGCGACACCATCACGACGGTCAAGAACGGCGCCACCCAGGCACTCGCCGGGTACAAGGAGGTGCAGCCGGTGGTGTTCTGCGGCCTGTTTCCGGTCGACGCGGCGGACTTCGAGAAGCTGCGCGAGAGCATCAGCCGCCTGCGCCTGAACGACGCGAGCTTCAGCTTCGAGATGGAATCGAGCGCCGCGCTGGGCTTCGGCTTCCGCTGCGGGTTCCTGGGCTTGCTGCACCTGGAGATCATCCAGGAGCGGCTGTCGCGCGAATACGACCTCGACCTCATCACCACGGCCCCCAGCGTTGTCTACCGCATCCAGCTGCGCGCCAGCCGCACCGACGACGCGCGCGAGATCCTGCTGCACAACCCGGCCGACTATCCCGATCCCAGCCGGATCGAGACGATCGAGGAGCCGTGGATCAAGGCAACGCTCTACACCCCCGACGAATACCTCGGCCCCATCCTCAAGCTGTGCCAGGACCGGCGCGGCATCCAGCGCGAGCTGACGTACGTCGGCGGCCGCGCGCAGGTAGTGTACGAGCTGCCGCTGAATGAAGTGGTGTTCGACTTCTACGACCGCCTGAAGAGCATCAGCCGCGGCTATGCCAGCTTCGATTACGAACAGATCGGCCTGCGTGAAGGCGATCTCGTCAAGATGAGCATCCTCGTCAATAACGAGCCGGTCGACGCGCTGTCGCTGATCGTCCACCGCTCGGTCGCCGAGGCGCGCGGCCGCGGTATGTGCGAGCGGCTGAAGGACCTCATCCCCCGCCACCTGTTCAAGATCCCGATCCAGGCCGCGATCGGCGGCAAGGTGATCGCCCGCGAAACCATCGCCGCGCTGCGCAAGGACGTGACCGCCAAGTGCTATGGCGGCGACATCAGCCGCAAGAAGAAGCTGCTGGAGAAGCAGAAGAAGGGCAAGGCCCGGATGCGCGAGTATGGCAACGTGAGCATCCCGCAGGAGGCCTTCATCGCGGCGCTGCGGATGGGGGAGGAATGA
- the mfd gene encoding transcription-repair coupling factor, with translation MPDLQRILNAKKPLTLASIPRGAQPLVMADLARTAGHRPKGGRAVFIAPDEAGMRSISEAAHFFAPELEVIEFPAWDCLPYDRASPALSVSARRLAALHRLQSGKKGSQLLVTTVNALLQRVLTPFRVREAVRELRPGMTIEREALIGVLQRQGYSRTDTVVDHGEFAVRGSIFDVFPSGLDHGLRLDFFGDELESLRLFDPTTQMTTGTLERHLLLPASEALLDDDTIKRFRTRYRELFGANATQDPLYQAISEGRRLAGMEHWLPLFEDKLATLFDHLADNDLLVIEASAMTAADERLTDIGDYHRQRESGTYRPLAEDALYLSVGEFQAALKDQPIHRVSIFAEPESADVIDFAFQSGRDFAPERARQASGSGDSIYAAAADHLKAVRAAGKRPLLALYSKGSRARIASIIGEAGAPMELAQSWQEALGLSAKGKPTALVVPLETGFANNEIDLVTEADLLGDRLVRRKKRRKSADAFLAELQALNAGDLVVHLDHGIGKYLGLEPIPVGKSQHDCVMLEYHGGDKLYVPVENLEVLSRYGSSEESVSLDRLGGEAWQKRRSRLKERIREIAHELLRTAAARALRKAPVVEVDEASFMPFVDRFPWEETDDQDRAIFDVLNDLASGAPMDRLVCGDVGFGKTEVALRAAFATAMSGKQVAVVAPTTLLARQHYENFAARFSGFPLKVGRLSRLVTAKEMAETREGLKNGQIDVVIGTHAILSKSTEFKDLGLVVVDEEQRFGVTHKEKLKQLRADVHVLTLTATPIPRTLQMAMSGLRELSTIQTPPVDRLAVRTYVMEWDDMVMREALLREHHRGGQSFIVVPRIADMAEVEDWLSKHVPEVKAISAHGQMPPTEVEERMSAFYDGKYEVLLSTTIVESGLDIPSANTIVIHRADRFGLAQLYQLRGRVGRSKLRAYAYLTTTKDTALTEVGEKRLKVLGDLDSLGAGFQLASHDLDIRGAGNLLGDEQSGHIREVGFELYQSMLEDAILAAKAGDMGVEREKGPSPQITVDAPIMIAEDYVPDLTVRMGLYRRLNDARDQGEIEALAAEMIDRFGPLPPPTANLVKLIEIKHQAIEANIAKIDVGARGTLVTFHNDTFPDPAGLMSWIDRVGADAKLRPDMKLVLSRAWGDPQSRLNGLFQLTKGLSGVVRRRGEQKQAA, from the coding sequence ATGCCCGACCTTCAGCGAATCCTGAACGCGAAAAAGCCGCTGACGCTGGCGTCGATTCCGCGCGGCGCCCAGCCTTTGGTCATGGCGGATCTTGCCCGCACCGCCGGACATCGTCCCAAGGGTGGCCGCGCGGTCTTCATCGCACCCGATGAAGCGGGCATGCGTTCGATTTCCGAAGCCGCGCACTTCTTTGCGCCCGAGTTGGAGGTGATCGAATTCCCCGCGTGGGATTGCCTGCCCTATGATCGCGCCAGCCCTGCTCTCTCGGTCAGCGCCCGGCGGCTGGCGGCGCTGCACCGGCTGCAGTCGGGCAAGAAGGGTTCGCAGCTGCTGGTGACGACGGTCAACGCGCTGCTCCAGCGCGTCCTGACGCCGTTTCGCGTGCGCGAGGCGGTGCGCGAGCTGAGGCCGGGCATGACGATCGAACGCGAAGCGCTGATTGGCGTGCTCCAGCGGCAGGGGTATTCGCGCACCGACACTGTCGTCGACCACGGTGAATTCGCGGTTCGCGGCTCGATCTTCGATGTGTTTCCCTCAGGCCTCGATCATGGCTTGCGACTGGATTTCTTCGGTGACGAACTGGAGAGCCTGCGCCTGTTTGATCCGACGACGCAGATGACCACCGGCACGCTGGAGCGGCACCTGCTGCTGCCGGCGAGCGAGGCGCTGCTCGACGATGACACGATCAAGCGCTTCCGCACCCGCTATCGCGAGCTGTTCGGGGCCAACGCGACCCAGGACCCGTTGTACCAGGCCATCAGCGAAGGCCGCCGCCTAGCGGGAATGGAGCACTGGCTCCCGCTGTTCGAGGACAAGCTGGCAACCTTGTTCGATCATCTGGCCGACAATGACCTGCTGGTCATCGAAGCGAGCGCGATGACCGCCGCCGATGAACGCCTGACCGACATCGGCGACTATCACCGCCAGCGCGAAAGCGGCACCTATCGGCCGCTGGCGGAAGACGCGCTCTACTTGTCGGTGGGCGAGTTCCAGGCGGCCCTGAAGGACCAGCCCATTCACCGCGTCTCGATCTTCGCCGAGCCGGAGAGCGCCGACGTGATCGACTTCGCGTTCCAGTCGGGCCGCGATTTCGCGCCTGAGCGTGCGCGGCAGGCGAGCGGATCGGGCGACAGCATCTATGCCGCCGCCGCCGACCACCTCAAGGCCGTTCGCGCAGCGGGCAAGCGCCCCCTGCTGGCACTGTATTCAAAGGGCAGCCGCGCGCGGATCGCGTCCATCATCGGCGAGGCGGGGGCCCCGATGGAGCTGGCCCAAAGCTGGCAGGAAGCGCTCGGCCTCAGCGCGAAAGGCAAGCCCACGGCGCTGGTCGTCCCGCTCGAAACGGGCTTTGCCAACAACGAGATCGACCTTGTCACCGAAGCCGACTTGCTGGGCGACCGGCTGGTCCGCCGCAAGAAGCGCCGCAAGAGCGCGGATGCCTTCCTCGCCGAACTGCAGGCGCTCAATGCCGGCGACCTCGTGGTCCACCTCGACCATGGGATCGGCAAGTATCTGGGGCTGGAACCGATCCCCGTCGGCAAGAGCCAGCACGACTGCGTGATGCTGGAGTATCACGGCGGCGACAAACTGTATGTGCCGGTCGAGAACCTCGAGGTGCTCAGCCGATATGGTTCAAGCGAGGAGTCCGTCTCGCTTGACCGCCTGGGCGGCGAGGCGTGGCAGAAGCGGCGCAGCCGGCTCAAGGAGCGGATCCGTGAGATCGCGCACGAATTGCTCCGCACCGCCGCCGCCCGCGCCCTCCGCAAGGCGCCGGTGGTGGAAGTCGATGAAGCGAGTTTCATGCCCTTCGTCGACCGTTTCCCGTGGGAAGAAACCGACGATCAGGATCGCGCGATCTTTGACGTGTTGAATGACCTCGCCAGCGGCGCGCCGATGGACCGGCTGGTGTGCGGGGACGTTGGCTTCGGCAAGACCGAGGTCGCCCTGCGCGCAGCGTTCGCCACGGCGATGAGCGGCAAGCAGGTGGCAGTGGTCGCCCCCACCACCCTGCTCGCGCGCCAGCATTACGAAAACTTCGCAGCGCGTTTCTCCGGCTTTCCGCTCAAGGTGGGGCGGTTGAGCCGGCTCGTCACCGCCAAGGAGATGGCCGAGACCCGCGAAGGCCTGAAGAACGGCCAGATCGACGTGGTCATCGGCACCCATGCGATCCTGTCGAAATCGACCGAGTTCAAGGATCTGGGCTTGGTCGTGGTGGACGAAGAGCAACGCTTTGGCGTGACGCACAAGGAGAAGCTCAAGCAGCTGCGCGCCGATGTCCACGTCCTGACCCTCACCGCCACGCCCATCCCGCGCACGTTGCAGATGGCGATGTCGGGTTTGCGCGAACTGTCGACCATCCAGACCCCGCCGGTCGACCGGCTCGCTGTGCGCACCTACGTGATGGAATGGGACGACATGGTCATGCGCGAAGCGCTGCTGCGCGAGCATCATCGCGGCGGCCAGAGCTTCATCGTCGTTCCGCGCATCGCCGACATGGCCGAGGTCGAGGACTGGCTTTCCAAGCACGTACCCGAGGTGAAGGCGATCAGCGCTCACGGCCAGATGCCCCCGACCGAAGTCGAAGAGCGGATGAGCGCGTTCTATGACGGCAAGTACGAGGTGCTGCTGTCGACCACGATCGTCGAGAGTGGGCTCGACATCCCCAGTGCCAACACCATCGTGATTCACCGCGCCGACCGCTTTGGCCTTGCCCAGCTGTATCAGCTGCGTGGCCGCGTGGGACGCTCGAAGCTGCGCGCCTATGCGTACCTCACCACGACGAAGGACACCGCGCTGACCGAGGTGGGTGAGAAGCGACTGAAGGTTCTGGGCGACCTCGACAGCCTGGGCGCCGGTTTCCAGCTCGCCAGCCACGATCTCGACATTCGCGGCGCGGGCAACTTGCTGGGCGATGAGCAATCGGGCCACATCCGCGAGGTCGGGTTCGAACTCTATCAATCGATGCTGGAGGACGCGATCCTGGCAGCCAAGGCCGGCGACATGGGCGTCGAGCGGGAGAAGGGTCCGTCGCCGCAGATCACCGTTGATGCGCCGATCATGATCGCCGAAGACTATGTGCCCGACCTCACCGTCCGCATGGGCCTCTACCGCCGCCTGAACGACGCGCGCGACCAAGGCGAGATCGAGGCGCTGGCAGCGGAAATGATCGACCGGTTCGGGCCCCTGCCTCCGCCGACCGCCAATCTGGTCAAACTAATCGAGATCAAGCACCAGGCGATCGAGGCCAATATCGCCAAGATCGACGTCGGCGCGCGTGGCACGCTGGTAACGTTCCACAACGACACCTTCCCCGACCCTGCGGGCTTGATGAGCTGGATCGATCGAGTGGGCGCCGACGCCAAGCTGCGGCCCGACATGAAACTGGTGCTGAGCCGCGCGTGGGGCGATCCGCAGAGCCGGCTCAACGGCTTGTTCCAGCTCACCAAGGGCCTCAGCGGCGTCGTCAGGCGGCGCGGCGAGCAGAAGCAGGCGGCGTGA
- a CDS encoding EAL domain-containing protein, whose protein sequence is MALNGIFSRRNSDRSGGATRSPSAADVDRLALLDQFEESELGWFWATDAEGKLSYLSASAAHRLGQKPEQMLGTPLTALFLPDELEDEDRAERPFAFQLRARSTISDMPVRVSVAGTERWWSICAKPQLDRENEFLGYRGSAKDITAVRESQRDASRLAQYDSLTGLANRHRMSKRLTATLIAYKAAKRSCALMMLDLDRFKQVNDTLGHPAGDELLKQVAQRLERIVGSKGEIGRLGGDEFQVMLPDIDDRGRLGEIANSVIQMISQPYSLDGSRAIIGTSVGIAIAPYDGIDTDELVSSADLALYAAKGGGRGQYRFFSSELKDGARLRRQIEEDLRDAIQSDQLELHYQPIVRTSDHKVTALEALVRWNHPERGWISPAEFIPVAEETNLINALGEWVLRRACRDAVEWPHSLRVAVNVSAIQFSGTDVPKVVRAVLDRSGLEPERLELEITESVFLGDPQGTGIMLKALKKIGVRLALDDFGTGYSSLGYLSSAPLDKIKIDRSFVAGLTEDENNNAAIITAIVSLARALKMETVAEGVEAMDELDLITKLGASHIQGYIFSKALTHDALLERLLEGGLQFEPEGPAKHRADRRSTFRRVGVIHEDHRYEVVMRNLSRTGAGIEGLLDVPLGTPLVLDLGGGQLAVAEVVRSEGYSQGLEFEQALINDGADGLCTRHRISPYALASAGMPLAALPPGSYLPQSRDDGPKSRPAFLQVDLAQTNRAA, encoded by the coding sequence GTGGCACTTAACGGCATCTTTTCGCGCAGAAACAGCGACCGCAGCGGCGGGGCGACGCGCTCGCCCAGCGCGGCCGATGTCGATCGGCTGGCGCTGCTCGATCAGTTCGAGGAATCGGAGCTGGGCTGGTTCTGGGCGACTGACGCCGAAGGCAAGCTGAGCTACCTGTCCGCCAGCGCGGCGCATCGGCTGGGACAGAAACCCGAGCAGATGCTCGGCACGCCGCTCACCGCGCTGTTCCTGCCCGATGAACTGGAAGACGAGGACCGCGCGGAGCGGCCGTTCGCCTTTCAGCTCCGCGCGCGCAGCACCATCTCCGACATGCCCGTGCGCGTGTCCGTGGCGGGGACGGAACGCTGGTGGTCGATTTGCGCCAAGCCGCAACTCGATCGCGAAAACGAATTCCTGGGCTATCGTGGCAGCGCCAAGGACATCACGGCGGTACGCGAAAGCCAGCGCGATGCCTCGCGTCTTGCCCAGTACGATTCGCTGACCGGGCTCGCGAACCGGCACCGGATGAGCAAGCGGCTGACCGCCACGCTCATCGCTTACAAGGCGGCCAAGCGCAGCTGCGCGTTGATGATGCTCGACCTCGACCGCTTCAAGCAGGTGAACGACACACTCGGTCATCCGGCGGGCGACGAATTGCTGAAGCAGGTGGCGCAGCGGCTGGAACGGATCGTCGGTAGCAAGGGTGAGATCGGCCGTCTGGGCGGCGACGAATTCCAGGTGATGCTTCCCGACATCGACGATCGCGGCCGGCTGGGCGAGATCGCCAACAGCGTGATCCAGATGATCTCCCAGCCATATTCGCTCGATGGCAGCCGGGCGATCATCGGCACTTCGGTCGGAATCGCGATCGCGCCCTACGACGGGATCGACACCGACGAGCTGGTCAGCAGCGCCGACCTGGCGCTGTATGCGGCCAAGGGCGGCGGGCGCGGGCAGTACCGGTTCTTCTCCAGTGAACTGAAGGATGGCGCACGGCTCCGCCGCCAGATCGAGGAGGATCTGCGCGACGCGATCCAGTCCGACCAGCTGGAACTGCATTATCAGCCGATCGTGCGCACCAGCGATCACAAGGTAACCGCGCTGGAAGCGCTGGTCCGGTGGAATCACCCGGAACGCGGCTGGATCAGCCCGGCCGAATTCATTCCCGTGGCCGAGGAAACCAACCTCATCAACGCGCTCGGCGAATGGGTGCTCAGGCGCGCCTGCCGCGACGCGGTCGAGTGGCCGCACTCGCTGCGGGTGGCGGTCAACGTGTCCGCGATCCAGTTTTCCGGAACCGACGTGCCCAAGGTGGTGCGCGCGGTCCTCGACCGGTCGGGACTGGAGCCCGAGCGTCTGGAGCTGGAAATCACTGAGAGCGTCTTTCTGGGCGATCCGCAGGGCACGGGCATCATGCTCAAGGCCCTGAAGAAGATCGGGGTGCGGCTCGCTCTCGACGATTTCGGCACCGGCTATTCGTCGCTGGGCTATCTCAGCAGCGCCCCGCTCGACAAGATCAAGATCGACCGCAGCTTCGTCGCCGGGCTGACCGAAGACGAGAACAATAACGCGGCGATCATCACCGCTATCGTCAGCCTGGCGCGCGCGCTGAAGATGGAAACCGTGGCCGAAGGGGTCGAGGCGATGGACGAACTCGACCTGATCACCAAGCTCGGCGCGAGCCATATCCAGGGCTACATCTTCTCCAAGGCGCTGACGCACGACGCTCTACTCGAGCGGCTGCTCGAGGGCGGTCTTCAGTTCGAACCCGAAGGCCCGGCCAAGCATCGGGCGGATCGGCGATCGACCTTTCGCCGGGTCGGGGTGATTCACGAGGATCACCGTTACGAAGTGGTCATGCGCAACCTGTCGCGGACGGGGGCGGGGATCGAGGGGCTGCTCGATGTGCCGCTTGGCACCCCGCTGGTGCTCGATCTCGGCGGCGGGCAACTCGCGGTTGCCGAAGTCGTCCGATCGGAAGGCTACTCCCAGGGGCTGGAATTCGAGCAGGCGCTGATCAACGACGGGGCTGACGGGCTGTGCACCAGGCATCGCATCAGCCCCTATGCCCTCGCTTCGGCGGGCATGCCGCTTGCCGCTCTGCCGCCTGGATCATACCTGCCGCAAAGCCGCGATGACGGGCCGAAGAGCCGACCGGCATTCCTGCAGGTCGATCTTGCCCAGACCAATCGCGCCGCCTGA